The following proteins are encoded in a genomic region of Chryseobacterium cucumeris:
- a CDS encoding type VI secretion system Vgr family protein produces MFQDDKIRVKNSQQSISQDTETIKKTAQENAVTKADEKVNEAGNKIKKTAEAAQHLNSAQETGKFLNQTLVSNDPSVVETKVWAKQPTSKIHNVEAISQSYIAGINRVIKLDVIIEGEIINHFKHFKLVQSATRHHEFSLILAHDTLGKPENHNLEEAQKFLGKRITVVFKYKDIEKGAERNFVGVVTEVGFSQEKGSLGNIIIKGYSPTVLLDAAPHIQSFGGSQPVSLNSIADQVIKEGLGQHKFDFRVDAQHGNISYSSQYEETHYNYLARMAEAYGEQFYYDGEVLHFGKLPPQEKPVRLTYGSSVSDIAIKMKAQHVSPTFYGYNSSKNEKLTAGSSKINHTSDIARRAYEISEKTFTTPSLRVAPIKASSFMDINASQKGTAGSKAAEVFVTSGTTTVPFLYPGCIADIEMRKTESNETSYFTKLMIIEVSHEVDARGYYDGKFEAIAADTGFIPRPEFQMPKAEAQFGKVISNTDPLNQGRVRVQFDWQSGPDTTEFVRVMTPDAGSSDKVNKNRGFMAVPEVGDQVIVNFVHQHPDRPFVMGGMFHGGIGGGGGAGNNIKSLSSRSGNKLELNDGEGSVFLTDQGGANMKFDGAGNAQTNANNNKTVNVGNNNTVNAGSTNSINVGGKEGGAANSVLTMDAAGNIALEGKTKIELRVGENSITITKEGITISAKEGMLDLNSLKNALLVTQDNLSIHSKAVTSMNATGDIFITGSNVDIN; encoded by the coding sequence ATGTTTCAAGATGATAAAATTAGAGTAAAGAATTCTCAGCAATCTATCAGCCAGGATACAGAGACGATCAAAAAAACTGCGCAGGAAAATGCGGTTACGAAAGCAGATGAAAAGGTAAACGAGGCAGGGAATAAAATAAAAAAGACAGCAGAAGCGGCACAGCATTTAAATTCAGCACAGGAAACAGGAAAGTTTCTGAATCAAACGCTGGTTTCTAACGACCCTTCCGTTGTTGAGACAAAAGTATGGGCCAAACAGCCTACTTCAAAAATACATAATGTAGAAGCGATTTCTCAGAGCTATATAGCAGGAATCAACCGGGTTATCAAGCTTGATGTAATCATAGAAGGTGAGATCATTAATCATTTCAAGCATTTTAAGCTGGTACAGAGTGCTACCAGACACCATGAGTTCAGTCTGATACTGGCTCATGATACTTTGGGTAAACCGGAAAATCACAATCTGGAAGAAGCTCAGAAGTTTTTAGGAAAAAGAATCACAGTTGTTTTCAAATATAAAGATATTGAGAAAGGAGCCGAACGTAATTTTGTAGGAGTGGTTACAGAAGTAGGCTTCAGCCAGGAGAAAGGAAGCCTTGGAAATATTATCATCAAAGGCTACAGCCCAACTGTACTTTTGGATGCAGCCCCTCATATTCAGAGCTTTGGAGGAAGCCAGCCTGTAAGTTTGAACAGTATTGCTGATCAGGTAATTAAAGAAGGGCTGGGACAGCATAAATTTGATTTCAGAGTAGATGCCCAGCATGGAAATATATCGTACAGCTCACAGTATGAAGAAACCCATTATAATTATCTCGCAAGAATGGCAGAAGCTTATGGAGAGCAGTTTTATTATGATGGAGAAGTTCTGCACTTTGGAAAGCTGCCGCCACAGGAGAAACCTGTCAGGCTTACTTATGGAAGCAGTGTAAGTGATATTGCCATCAAAATGAAGGCCCAGCATGTAAGTCCTACTTTTTATGGTTATAACAGCAGTAAAAATGAGAAGCTGACAGCTGGCAGTTCGAAAATTAACCATACTTCAGATATTGCAAGACGTGCTTACGAAATATCAGAAAAAACTTTTACCACTCCTTCTTTGAGAGTGGCGCCTATTAAAGCATCTTCCTTTATGGATATTAATGCTTCCCAGAAGGGAACCGCAGGAAGCAAGGCTGCAGAAGTTTTCGTTACTTCGGGAACTACAACAGTTCCTTTCTTATATCCGGGATGTATCGCAGATATCGAAATGCGTAAAACAGAGAGTAATGAAACCTCTTATTTTACAAAACTGATGATTATTGAAGTTTCTCACGAAGTGGATGCCAGAGGCTATTATGATGGCAAATTTGAAGCAATTGCAGCAGATACAGGATTTATTCCTCGTCCCGAATTTCAGATGCCCAAAGCAGAAGCCCAGTTTGGAAAAGTGATTTCAAATACAGATCCTTTAAATCAGGGAAGAGTACGTGTGCAGTTCGATTGGCAAAGCGGACCTGATACTACTGAATTTGTCCGCGTAATGACCCCGGATGCAGGAAGCAGTGATAAAGTAAATAAGAACAGAGGATTTATGGCTGTTCCGGAAGTGGGAGACCAGGTTATTGTCAATTTTGTACATCAGCACCCGGACCGTCCGTTTGTGATGGGAGGAATGTTCCATGGGGGAATAGGTGGCGGTGGCGGAGCCGGTAACAATATCAAAAGCCTGAGCAGCAGAAGTGGAAATAAATTAGAATTAAATGATGGTGAAGGCTCTGTATTTCTGACGGATCAGGGCGGGGCCAACATGAAGTTTGACGGGGCTGGAAATGCCCAGACGAATGCCAATAACAATAAAACGGTTAACGTAGGAAATAATAATACGGTAAATGCCGGCAGTACAAATTCTATTAATGTCGGAGGAAAAGAAGGCGGGGCAGCCAATTCAGTCCTGACAATGGACGCAGCCGGAAATATTGCTCTGGAAGGAAAAACAAAAATTGAATTAAGAGTTGGTGAAAACAGTATCACAATCACTAAAGAAGGGATTACTATATCTGCAAAAGAAGGAATGCTGGATTTGAATTCATTAAAAAATGCATTACTGGTAACACAGGATAACCTGAGTATTCACAGTAAAGCAGTCACTTCAATGAATGCTACAGGAGATATATTTATTACCGGAAGTAATGTTGATATCAACTGA
- the tssD gene encoding type VI secretion system tube protein TssD, producing MAERNSRGILKFNNGEGQKLLKMNYSVSRSTDVSGRVASDPSNALIKVTVEATEKSDILESLLNGKYKPTVGEITFNKSHEEGTLITLKWENGYVIQHEVDFDAVDSNSMLISFVVSAETIDYGTSQYAGLWPSSGK from the coding sequence ATGGCAGAAAGAAACTCAAGAGGAATCTTAAAATTCAACAACGGTGAAGGGCAGAAACTGTTAAAAATGAACTACAGTGTATCAAGATCTACAGACGTTTCAGGACGTGTAGCATCAGATCCTTCCAATGCATTAATCAAGGTGACAGTAGAAGCTACTGAAAAGTCAGACATCCTTGAAAGCTTACTAAACGGTAAATACAAGCCGACAGTAGGAGAGATCACTTTCAACAAATCTCACGAAGAAGGAACACTGATCACTTTGAAATGGGAGAACGGATACGTAATCCAGCACGAAGTAGATTTCGATGCAGTAGACAGCAACAGTATGCTGATCAGCTTCGTAGTAAGTGCTGAAACCATTGATTACGGTACTTCTCAGTACGCAGGACTATGGCCTTCTTCAGGTAAATAA
- the polA gene encoding DNA polymerase I — protein MDATQDKRLFLIDAYAMIFRGYYALIRNPRLTSKGLDTSAIFGFTNSLIELIRREKPTHLAVVFDVGQASVRTDDFSEYKANRSETPEAIKIAIPYIHKILEAMHIPILGVEGYEADDVIGTIACKAEKEGYTTFMVTPDKDFAQLVTDKIKIYKPGLKGGDIEILGVEEVKAKYEIDDPKQVIDFLAMMGDAVDNIPGLEGVGEKTAMKFLKEFGSIENLLANTDKLKGKLKEKVEASAERGIMSKKLATIICDAPVEFHQEQYDLETPDFEKVKEVFDEIEFRRLYENLYRAFAPAAVETVVVSEVEVKQTPAGTEVKGQVMQLDLFANFEELDQATSTKSTIENNDHLYQFINNPKAQKKLVDNLLQQKVVCFDTETTSLNELEAELVGMSFSYKKGLAYYIPFSENKEEVLQTLEIFRPFFEKEDLLKVAHNLKFDYKVLKQYDITVKGAMFDTMIAHYLLNPDGRHGMDYLSEVYLNYKPVSIETIIGKKGKKQGNFRDADLRTQTDYAAEDADVTFQLYELFAPQLKKENLEELFFNIEMPLMEVLAKMELSGISLDEKWLAQESVDLENDLKQLETKIFELSGEEFNMNSPKQLGEILFEKLQLDPKAKKTKTGQYATSEDVLQKLSSKHEIIKHILEYRTYQKLKSTYVDALPSQIEKKDNRVHTNFSQTTAATGRLASVNPNLQNIPIRTVRGQQIRGAFVSGEGKKIISADYSQIELRLIAEISGEDNMIKAFQDGEDIHASTAAKLFKIHLAEVSKTQRSQAKTVNFGIIYGQGAFALAEQTGLSRTEAKQMIEAYFETYPKLKEYMAEQVNKARQVGYVETILGRKRHLKDINSNNFVVRGHAERNAVNAPVQGSAADVVKLAMIKIDRELEEQQLKTKMLLQVHDELVFESPVDEIDTASKLIKTEMESALKTQVPLLVEIGVGDNWLEAH, from the coding sequence ATGGACGCAACACAAGATAAAAGGCTGTTTCTCATCGATGCTTATGCGATGATTTTCAGAGGATATTACGCATTAATCAGGAATCCGAGACTCACCAGCAAAGGTCTGGATACTTCTGCCATCTTCGGTTTTACCAATTCTCTCATCGAATTGATCAGAAGAGAAAAACCAACACACCTGGCAGTAGTTTTTGATGTTGGACAGGCCAGTGTAAGAACTGATGATTTCTCAGAATATAAAGCCAACAGAAGCGAAACTCCCGAAGCAATCAAAATTGCGATTCCATATATCCACAAAATTCTGGAAGCAATGCATATCCCGATTCTTGGGGTAGAAGGATATGAAGCCGATGATGTCATTGGGACTATTGCATGCAAAGCCGAAAAAGAAGGATACACCACCTTCATGGTGACACCGGATAAAGATTTTGCACAGCTGGTTACGGATAAAATTAAAATTTATAAGCCAGGTTTAAAAGGCGGTGACATTGAAATTTTAGGAGTAGAAGAAGTAAAGGCAAAATATGAGATTGATGATCCTAAGCAGGTGATTGATTTCCTTGCCATGATGGGAGATGCAGTAGATAATATTCCTGGATTGGAAGGAGTAGGAGAGAAAACTGCTATGAAATTCCTGAAAGAATTCGGCAGCATTGAAAATTTATTAGCCAATACGGATAAACTGAAAGGAAAACTGAAAGAAAAAGTAGAAGCTTCCGCAGAACGTGGTATTATGTCTAAAAAATTAGCCACTATCATCTGTGATGCTCCTGTAGAATTCCATCAGGAACAATACGACCTGGAAACTCCGGATTTTGAAAAAGTAAAAGAGGTCTTTGACGAAATAGAATTCAGAAGACTATACGAAAACCTTTACAGGGCTTTCGCTCCTGCAGCTGTAGAAACAGTGGTTGTAAGTGAAGTAGAAGTAAAACAGACTCCGGCCGGAACCGAAGTAAAAGGACAGGTTATGCAGCTTGATCTTTTTGCCAATTTTGAGGAACTGGATCAGGCAACTTCTACAAAGTCTACGATTGAGAATAATGATCATCTGTATCAGTTTATCAATAACCCGAAAGCACAGAAAAAACTGGTTGACAATCTGCTGCAGCAGAAAGTGGTATGTTTCGATACGGAAACGACATCATTAAACGAGCTTGAAGCAGAACTGGTAGGAATGAGCTTCTCTTATAAAAAAGGACTTGCTTACTATATTCCGTTCTCTGAAAACAAGGAAGAAGTGTTGCAGACCCTGGAGATTTTCAGACCGTTTTTCGAAAAAGAAGACCTGCTGAAAGTAGCGCACAACCTTAAATTTGATTACAAAGTTTTAAAACAATACGACATCACCGTGAAAGGCGCCATGTTTGATACCATGATTGCCCACTACCTCCTGAACCCGGACGGAAGACACGGGATGGATTATCTCTCAGAAGTATATCTGAACTATAAACCGGTATCCATTGAAACCATTATCGGAAAAAAAGGGAAAAAACAGGGGAATTTCAGAGATGCTGATCTGAGAACACAAACAGATTATGCAGCAGAAGATGCAGATGTAACTTTCCAGTTGTATGAGCTATTCGCACCACAGCTGAAAAAGGAGAACCTGGAAGAGCTTTTCTTTAACATTGAAATGCCTCTGATGGAAGTACTTGCAAAAATGGAACTTTCAGGGATTTCTTTGGATGAAAAATGGTTGGCACAGGAAAGTGTTGACCTTGAGAATGATCTGAAACAGCTTGAAACAAAGATTTTTGAACTTTCAGGAGAAGAATTCAATATGAATTCACCGAAGCAGCTGGGAGAGATTCTGTTTGAAAAATTACAGCTCGATCCAAAAGCGAAGAAAACAAAAACAGGGCAATATGCAACATCAGAAGATGTGCTTCAAAAATTAAGTTCAAAACATGAAATTATCAAGCATATCCTGGAATACAGAACCTATCAGAAATTAAAATCAACTTATGTGGATGCATTGCCTTCACAGATTGAGAAAAAAGATAACAGAGTACATACCAACTTCTCACAGACTACAGCTGCTACAGGCCGTTTGGCGAGTGTAAACCCTAACCTGCAGAATATTCCGATCCGAACGGTGAGAGGGCAGCAGATCCGTGGAGCATTTGTTTCCGGAGAAGGAAAGAAGATTATTTCTGCCGATTATTCACAGATTGAACTTCGTTTGATTGCTGAGATTTCCGGAGAGGATAATATGATCAAAGCTTTTCAGGATGGAGAAGATATCCACGCTTCTACCGCCGCAAAACTCTTTAAAATTCATTTGGCTGAGGTATCCAAAACTCAGAGAAGTCAGGCTAAAACCGTAAACTTTGGAATTATCTATGGACAAGGAGCTTTTGCTTTGGCAGAACAAACCGGATTATCCCGTACAGAAGCCAAACAGATGATCGAAGCTTACTTTGAAACCTATCCGAAACTGAAGGAGTACATGGCTGAGCAGGTGAACAAAGCACGCCAGGTAGGATATGTTGAAACTATTTTAGGAAGAAAACGTCATTTGAAAGATATTAATTCCAATAATTTTGTGGTAAGAGGTCATGCGGAAAGAAATGCTGTAAACGCACCAGTTCAGGGAAGTGCAGCAGATGTTGTAAAGCTTGCCATGATTAAAATAGACAGAGAACTTGAAGAGCAACAGCTTAAAACAAAGATGCTGCTTCAGGTACATGACGAATTGGTGTTCGAATCTCCGGTAGATGAGATTGATACAGCCTCAAAACTAATCAAAACTGAAATGGAAAGTGCCTTAAAAACACAGGTTCCGCTATTGGTAGAAATTGGAGTAGGAGATAACTGGTTAGAAGCACATTAA
- a CDS encoding lytic transglycosylase domain-containing protein, with protein MKTIVRNIFTGFLLLGSVIMINGQFLAASDTSESSVKKYKGIINANKDLVEFIEQLLLQKGLPKHLRNLALIESHFDRNITSGAGAVGIWQFMTAHANQYGLTEQGRTDIYKSTKTAAISLSNLYKKYNNWVTVVAAYNCGEGNIAKAMEAAGSTQYHEFYKYLPGETINHVKKYLNACYATGELQSVLNNYNSARINKIFFQGDRKETAAALSETEINAGFNLNIVAAELNVEVDKILAWNPGIMEELQKKGESPFYLPMDLMPDFLLRKNKILVRSLKEGGKIQQ; from the coding sequence ATGAAAACAATTGTCAGAAATATCTTTACAGGTTTTCTATTATTAGGATCCGTGATTATGATCAACGGACAGTTTCTTGCTGCTTCCGACACCTCGGAAAGCAGTGTGAAGAAGTATAAGGGTATTATTAATGCCAATAAAGATCTTGTAGAATTTATTGAACAGTTACTCCTTCAGAAAGGTCTTCCCAAACATTTGAGAAACCTGGCCCTGATTGAATCCCATTTTGACAGAAATATTACCTCAGGAGCCGGAGCAGTAGGGATCTGGCAGTTTATGACAGCACATGCCAACCAATACGGACTTACCGAGCAGGGACGTACCGATATTTATAAAAGTACCAAAACAGCTGCTATTTCACTGAGTAATCTTTATAAAAAGTACAATAACTGGGTGACAGTAGTCGCTGCTTACAACTGCGGAGAAGGGAATATTGCCAAAGCGATGGAAGCTGCAGGTTCTACCCAATACCATGAATTTTATAAATACCTTCCGGGGGAAACCATTAATCATGTAAAGAAATATCTTAATGCATGCTATGCCACAGGAGAACTTCAGAGTGTACTGAATAATTATAACTCTGCAAGAATCAATAAGATTTTCTTTCAGGGAGACCGGAAAGAGACTGCTGCAGCGCTTTCAGAAACGGAGATCAATGCAGGATTCAACCTTAATATTGTCGCCGCTGAACTGAATGTAGAAGTGGATAAAATTCTTGCCTGGAATCCCGGAATTATGGAAGAGCTTCAGAAAAAAGGAGAAAGCCCATTCTATCTTCCGATGGATCTGATGCCGGACTTTCTGCTAAGGAAAAATAAAATATTGGTTCGCTCCCTAAAAGAAGGAGGAAAAATTCAGCAGTAA
- a CDS encoding ankyrin repeat domain-containing protein produces MKPFILIILSIMTLFSCSDFNLRSRKNENRNQYPPSRMFTGDGLSAAQKMFDGDLKGMEEIIKEKNIDINKLQENTGYTLLMYASIIEDLKAMEKLLELGADPNIIIPHEGFESPLNHAVALNNYEMLQLLFKYKASPNPAVGNSPLSDAMTLGGEESTEKKMIDYLLQNGADINNVSYNGSNIMESAARDDLDMAEYFLSKGGLPKIKGTDLCPMADYIQYKEKQKSDRNLPDSPYYQKLFGIKKQLVDQYNVAFPYKKDTIEEAKLRIRQYESLSSKDKLSVNFKKNYGENLYQEDLNRVKGK; encoded by the coding sequence ATGAAACCATTTATTTTAATAATACTTTCTATCATGACACTTTTTTCCTGTTCAGATTTTAATCTTAGGTCGCGTAAAAACGAAAATAGAAATCAATATCCTCCTTCAAGAATGTTTACAGGAGACGGTTTATCAGCTGCCCAGAAAATGTTTGATGGAGATCTGAAAGGCATGGAAGAAATTATTAAGGAAAAAAATATTGATATCAATAAATTACAGGAGAACACAGGGTATACCTTACTGATGTATGCTTCTATTATTGAAGATTTGAAAGCTATGGAAAAGCTTTTAGAGCTGGGAGCTGATCCCAATATTATAATACCTCATGAAGGTTTTGAGTCTCCTCTGAATCATGCTGTAGCACTTAATAATTACGAAATGCTGCAATTACTTTTCAAATATAAAGCCAGTCCTAACCCAGCTGTAGGGAATTCCCCGTTATCTGATGCAATGACCCTTGGAGGTGAGGAAAGTACCGAAAAGAAAATGATTGATTACTTACTTCAGAATGGCGCTGACATCAATAATGTTTCTTATAACGGAAGCAACATTATGGAAAGTGCAGCCAGGGATGATCTGGATATGGCAGAATACTTTCTGTCCAAAGGAGGATTGCCTAAAATAAAAGGAACAGACCTTTGCCCAATGGCAGATTATATTCAGTATAAGGAAAAGCAGAAAAGTGACCGTAATCTGCCAGACTCTCCTTATTATCAAAAATTATTCGGAATTAAAAAACAGCTGGTTGATCAATATAATGTAGCGTTCCCGTATAAAAAAGACACAATAGAAGAAGCAAAACTTAGAATAAGACAGTATGAATCTTTAAGTTCTAAAGATAAGCTATCCGTGAATTTCAAAAAAAATTACGGAGAAAATCTTTATCAGGAAGATTTAAACAGAGTTAAAGGAAAATGA
- a CDS encoding PAAR-like protein, producing the protein MSQLYIAQDTPLTCSKGRRLIGIGVSSQSSVKLKKGAKLMATEKDRFKDNFICPEMMMAGALTGVAVAAAFSGGLFVLAAAAWAGSALIDDCLNICSFLCKGSDWQNTHPKVKIENKKPLLQNSSLHCFIGGKITFHLPVAQLQEASIASRMAQDSYEDNNGKNTSIDGYTRINTDDQAELDKLFGPGVLTSKDFNTNKDNGFFSSLYYNKETGDYFVAFRGSEPKGMQFYHDWFIEDGGQALGFATPQIEKTRMLAEKMDNATGGKVKFTGHSLGGGNSAMASYYTGLPGYTFNARGVHGNTLDYLDKKGAVKSTSGIINYSTSNDILNGLQNNREGLLSTLALSRIPGLNKIAIFGGLTGGVPRALGEQNEIFGYIEDNEGLGLKTIGSGHSAYNDAFQAMLATINTDVVANNI; encoded by the coding sequence ATGAGTCAATTATATATCGCACAGGATACTCCGCTTACTTGTAGTAAAGGCCGAAGACTTATAGGAATTGGAGTCAGTTCCCAGTCTTCCGTAAAATTGAAAAAAGGAGCTAAGCTGATGGCCACGGAAAAGGACCGTTTTAAAGACAATTTTATCTGTCCTGAAATGATGATGGCAGGAGCATTAACAGGGGTAGCAGTAGCGGCAGCTTTCTCCGGTGGGCTTTTTGTTTTAGCGGCAGCCGCCTGGGCAGGAAGTGCCCTCATAGATGACTGCCTCAATATCTGTTCATTTCTATGCAAGGGAAGCGACTGGCAAAATACCCATCCAAAAGTAAAAATTGAAAATAAAAAACCTCTGTTGCAAAATTCCAGTCTACACTGTTTCATAGGAGGTAAAATCACCTTTCATTTACCTGTTGCCCAGCTGCAGGAAGCCTCTATTGCCAGTAGAATGGCCCAGGATTCTTACGAGGATAATAACGGGAAGAATACCAGTATTGATGGGTACACACGAATCAATACAGATGATCAGGCTGAGCTGGACAAGCTGTTCGGTCCGGGCGTGTTAACCAGCAAAGATTTCAATACCAATAAAGATAACGGCTTCTTTTCCTCTTTGTATTATAATAAAGAAACAGGAGATTATTTTGTGGCATTCAGAGGTTCAGAACCTAAAGGAATGCAGTTTTATCATGACTGGTTCATCGAAGATGGAGGACAGGCTCTTGGTTTTGCAACGCCTCAGATAGAAAAAACGAGAATGCTTGCGGAAAAAATGGATAATGCGACCGGAGGAAAAGTGAAATTTACCGGACACTCATTAGGAGGAGGAAACAGTGCCATGGCTTCCTATTACACAGGACTTCCGGGATATACCTTCAATGCAAGAGGAGTACATGGCAATACACTCGATTATCTCGATAAAAAAGGAGCCGTAAAATCAACTTCCGGAATTATCAATTACAGTACAAGTAATGATATTCTTAACGGGCTGCAAAATAACAGGGAAGGTCTGCTCTCTACATTGGCTTTATCCAGAATTCCGGGGCTCAACAAAATTGCAATTTTCGGAGGTCTTACAGGAGGTGTTCCGAGAGCGCTGGGAGAACAGAATGAAATCTTCGGGTACATTGAGGATAATGAAGGGCTTGGCCTAAAAACCATTGGAAGCGGACATAGCGCATACAACGATGCGTTTCAGGCGATGCTGGCCACTATAAATACTGATGTTGTAGCTAATAATATATAA
- the tssD gene encoding type VI secretion system tube protein TssD — MAERNSRGILKFNNGEGQKLLKMNYSVSRSTDVSGRVASDPSNALIKVTVEATEKSDILESLLNGKYKPTVGEITFNKSHEEGTLITLKWENGYVIQHEVDFDAIDSNSMLISFVVSAETIDYGTSQYAGLWPSAGK, encoded by the coding sequence ATGGCCGAAAGAAATTCAAGAGGAATCTTAAAATTCAACAACGGAGAAGGACAGAAGCTGTTAAAAATGAACTACAGCGTATCAAGATCTACAGACGTTTCAGGACGTGTAGCATCAGATCCTTCCAACGCTTTGATCAAAGTTACAGTAGAAGCTACTGAAAAATCAGACATCCTTGAAAGCTTACTGAACGGTAAATACAAGCCGACAGTAGGAGAAATTACTTTCAACAAATCTCACGAAGAAGGAACACTGATCACTTTGAAATGGGAGAACGGATACGTAATCCAACACGAAGTAGACTTCGATGCTATTGACAGCAACAGTATGCTGATCAGCTTCGTGGTAAGTGCTGAAACCATCGACTACGGTACTTCCCAGTACGCAGGGCTATGGCCTTCAGCAGGTAAATAA
- the tssD gene encoding type VI secretion system tube protein TssD — MAERNSRGILKFNNGEGQKLLKMNYSVSRSTDVSGRVASDPSNALIKVTVEATEKSDILESLLNGKYKPTVGEITFNKSHEEGTLITLKWENGYVIQHEVDFDAIDSNSMLISFVVSAETIDYGTSQYAGLWPSAGK, encoded by the coding sequence ATGGCCGAAAGAAATTCAAGAGGAATCTTAAAATTCAACAACGGAGAAGGACAAAAGCTGTTAAAAATGAACTACAGCGTATCAAGATCTACAGACGTTTCAGGACGTGTAGCATCAGATCCTTCCAACGCTTTGATCAAAGTTACAGTAGAAGCTACTGAAAAGTCAGACATCCTTGAAAGCTTACTGAACGGTAAATACAAGCCGACCGTAGGAGAAATTACTTTCAACAAATCTCACGAAGAAGGAACACTGATCACTTTGAAATGGGAGAACGGATACGTAATCCAGCACGAAGTAGACTTCGATGCTATCGACAGCAACAGTATGCTGATCAGCTTCGTAGTAAGCGCTGAAACCATCGACTACGGTACTTCCCAGTACGCAGGACTATGGCCTTCAGCAGGTAAATAA